In one Pseudodesulfovibrio tunisiensis genomic region, the following are encoded:
- a CDS encoding cyclic nucleotide-binding domain-containing protein — protein MTASGDRIPDLDWSAIPLFRGMSLNALDRIRPLFRPMSLEAGQELITEGEEGDEMYILIQGRVRVSKSMLVRDMHLPILDVENPRKVLATLEGEEFPVFGEIALIDRDTRSATVAVVRDSDFLVTDRQAFFEFVEREPSLGARLLLVLARRMAGTIRKSNSEMIKLSTALALALSRVREHG, from the coding sequence ATGACGGCTTCGGGCGACCGCATTCCCGATCTGGACTGGAGCGCGATTCCCCTGTTCCGGGGCATGTCCCTGAATGCGCTGGACCGCATCAGGCCGCTGTTTCGGCCCATGTCCCTTGAAGCCGGGCAGGAGCTCATCACCGAGGGCGAGGAAGGCGACGAAATGTACATCCTGATTCAGGGCAGGGTCCGGGTGAGCAAATCCATGCTCGTCCGGGACATGCATCTGCCCATTCTGGATGTGGAGAATCCGCGCAAGGTACTGGCCACGCTGGAGGGCGAGGAGTTCCCGGTGTTCGGAGAAATCGCGCTCATCGACCGTGACACCCGTTCGGCCACGGTCGCGGTTGTCCGGGATTCGGATTTTCTGGTCACGGACCGACAGGCGTTTTTCGAATTCGTGGAGCGCGAACCCTCGCTTGGCGCGCGTCTGCTCCTCGTGCTTGCCCGCCGCATGGCTGGCACCATCCGCAAGAGCAACAGCGAAATGATCAAGCTTTCCACAGCCCTGGCATTGGCCTTGAGCCGGGTCAGAGAGCACGGTTGA
- a CDS encoding glycosyltransferase: MKTHIFLPPVSRPTGGITVLRQIADILHRAGREVCLVARERTGWRPAGLEDAAPVVEWADMRLEAGDVWLVPEGWANALMPGLEARARCVSYVQNWAYLFSSLPPGVTWDRLPVEFVGVSDPVSQFVELSTGRPTPTLRPGIDLDLFAAPEAKPDGPVRVAYMPRKNKALAAQIRAIFEHRNGPDRVRWVEIQGMDAFGVARELGKAHVFLMTGFPEGCPLPPLEAMACGCACVGYAGFGGWDYMRQALPGRYAPMVDLRPVDWAGNGLWCADGDVLDAALSLETMMKWAEVRSPEHVACVDAARATARAYSVQEQERAVLALWDSLEQTARK, translated from the coding sequence ATGAAAACGCATATCTTTCTTCCCCCTGTGAGCAGGCCGACCGGCGGCATTACCGTGCTGCGCCAGATCGCGGACATTCTGCATCGGGCCGGGCGCGAGGTCTGCCTTGTGGCCCGGGAGCGCACGGGCTGGCGACCGGCCGGACTGGAAGACGCGGCCCCGGTCGTGGAATGGGCTGACATGCGACTTGAGGCGGGCGACGTGTGGCTCGTTCCCGAGGGTTGGGCCAATGCGCTGATGCCGGGCCTTGAGGCGCGCGCCCGATGCGTGAGCTACGTGCAGAACTGGGCGTACCTGTTCTCGTCTCTGCCTCCGGGCGTGACGTGGGACAGGCTGCCCGTGGAATTCGTGGGCGTGTCCGATCCGGTTTCGCAATTCGTGGAACTGAGCACGGGCAGGCCGACCCCGACCCTGCGGCCCGGCATTGATCTCGATCTGTTTGCCGCGCCCGAGGCCAAGCCGGACGGGCCGGTGCGCGTGGCATACATGCCGCGCAAGAACAAGGCGCTGGCCGCGCAGATTCGGGCGATTTTCGAACACCGCAACGGCCCGGACCGGGTGCGCTGGGTGGAGATTCAGGGCATGGACGCGTTCGGCGTGGCCCGGGAACTGGGCAAGGCCCACGTGTTCCTGATGACCGGATTTCCCGAAGGATGCCCTCTGCCGCCGCTGGAAGCCATGGCCTGCGGCTGCGCCTGTGTGGGCTATGCGGGCTTTGGCGGCTGGGACTACATGCGGCAGGCCCTGCCCGGGCGATACGCGCCCATGGTGGATTTGCGGCCCGTGGACTGGGCTGGCAACGGCCTGTGGTGCGCGGACGGCGATGTGCTGGACGCGGCCCTGAGTCTGGAAACCATGATGAAATGGGCCGAGGTTCGTTCTCCGGAACATGTGGCCTGTGTGGACGCGGCAAGGGCAACGGCCCGGGCCTATTCCGTGCAGGAGCAGGAACGTGCCGTGCTCGCGCTCTGGGATTCCCTTGAGCAGACTGCCCGAAAATAA
- a CDS encoding ATP-binding protein: MHQEPIYGGRPLQIVKLLTWTLFIIILGFSLLLSVFISKYAEGTLLEKQEEFGLLLAENVSHQVFTRFVMPTVYRYGGIRLRHPDQFDNLDQVVRSTIHSFHVTSLRIYDAEGTITYSLNKDEVGEKKGPLYRITHTWDTEEFSSEIIANVSKFMALFRMTLQPGSLTLRAYYPLRAERSLTEMSENPIMGILEFQQDITDDYKAILNFERLVIAFSLLTSLGLFFIILVVIRRAERLHLENLREKERYERELMQQEKLAGMGRMVSGVAHEIRNPLGIICSSAELILKKARKDQAPNPRLIEALFEEAKRLSRTVTEFLDYARPRQPVRRPVDVSRLLEQVSVFLEPECEKLGVTVERDYSGDVTTQGDKDLLYRAFYNILANALQAMNGPGAIHITAVRENGNVHVTMLDSGPGFDPEHLEQVRDPFFTTKDSGTGLGLALVSTILESHGASLDLSNNADGGARVDMIFPDQ, from the coding sequence TTGCATCAGGAACCCATATACGGGGGCAGGCCTCTCCAGATAGTGAAGCTCCTCACGTGGACGCTCTTCATCATCATTCTGGGGTTCAGCCTGCTCCTTTCCGTTTTCATCTCCAAATACGCGGAAGGCACCCTGCTGGAAAAGCAGGAGGAATTCGGGCTGCTGCTGGCCGAGAACGTGAGCCATCAGGTGTTCACGCGCTTTGTCATGCCCACGGTCTACCGCTATGGCGGCATCCGGCTGCGTCACCCGGACCAGTTCGACAATCTCGATCAGGTGGTGCGCTCCACCATTCACAGCTTTCACGTCACGTCCCTGCGCATCTATGACGCGGAAGGGACCATCACCTATTCCCTGAACAAGGACGAGGTGGGCGAAAAGAAGGGGCCGCTCTACCGGATCACCCACACCTGGGACACCGAGGAATTCAGTTCCGAAATCATTGCCAACGTGTCCAAGTTCATGGCCCTGTTCCGCATGACGCTCCAACCGGGCAGCCTCACGCTCCGGGCCTACTATCCGCTCCGGGCCGAACGCAGCCTGACCGAGATGAGCGAAAACCCGATCATGGGCATTCTGGAATTCCAGCAGGACATCACGGACGACTACAAGGCCATCCTCAACTTCGAGCGGCTGGTCATCGCCTTTTCCCTGCTCACCTCGCTGGGCCTGTTCTTCATCATTCTCGTGGTCATCCGCCGGGCCGAACGGCTGCATCTGGAGAACCTCCGGGAAAAGGAACGGTACGAGCGCGAGCTCATGCAGCAGGAAAAGCTTGCGGGCATGGGCCGCATGGTCTCTGGCGTGGCCCACGAGATCCGCAATCCGCTGGGCATCATCTGCTCCAGCGCGGAACTCATCCTGAAAAAGGCGCGCAAGGATCAGGCCCCGAATCCCCGGCTCATCGAAGCCCTGTTCGAGGAGGCCAAGCGACTGTCACGCACCGTGACCGAATTTCTGGACTATGCCCGCCCCAGACAGCCCGTGCGTCGGCCCGTGGACGTGTCCCGGCTGCTGGAGCAGGTGTCCGTGTTTCTGGAGCCGGAATGCGAAAAGCTGGGCGTGACCGTGGAACGCGACTATTCCGGAGACGTGACCACGCAGGGCGACAAGGACCTGCTCTACCGCGCCTTCTACAACATTCTGGCCAACGCGCTTCAGGCCATGAACGGCCCGGGCGCCATCCACATCACGGCGGTGCGGGAGAACGGCAACGTGCACGTGACCATGCTGGACTCGGGGCCGGGCTTCGATCCCGAGCATCTGGAGCAGGTGCGCGACCCGTTCTTCACGACCAAGGATTCCGGCACCGGACTGGGGCTGGCCCTTGTCAGCACCATTCTGGAAAGCCACGGCGCATCCCTGGACCTGTCCAACAACGCGGACGGCGGAGCCAGGGTGGACATGATCTTCCCTGACCAGTAG
- a CDS encoding GGDEF domain-containing protein, producing the protein MAETRSLRRGRRPELMWGLGLTELQRQQIETAIGPGFFLRNFPSGRFPWKKELGQAEKPTATWIPWRIWNDIPEFRRNEYRTLANTQRILIQENEDDLSLEKVLEEGFLTVIRAPLSRNKVQDAVFRAKEVTSMYSDIYRMTEEILLERELLARKTDQLMFLNKILASANESLEPATILMNAKETLELILPVRQLHAAFWQRRDEGYAVDVELYLNGKATPDVESRWVEQLMAQAATLGGGPVNEFQIGHVDPARRPEFNHGPEDGRLVVMPLTAGQESFGCLALLCEPEYRLGKDEVETFRSAVNHLGLALRNAMLFKEVKLRADHDGLTRIYNRHTFDERLVYELKRRQRYRHDLSLLMVDLDHFKNVNDTYGHQAGDAVLRKVGEILTESLRSTDLAARYGGEEFVVLLPHTSEQDAWMLAERIRARIADVCFESEGRKFTVTSSIGVASVEAGSLSRDEDLVIKADKALYQAKNNGRNMTVVSGRQPETISVSQ; encoded by the coding sequence ATGGCTGAAACACGATCGCTGAGACGGGGCAGACGGCCCGAACTCATGTGGGGACTGGGCCTCACCGAGTTGCAGCGGCAGCAGATCGAGACCGCGATCGGCCCCGGCTTTTTCCTGCGCAATTTTCCCTCGGGCAGGTTCCCGTGGAAAAAGGAGCTGGGACAGGCTGAAAAGCCCACCGCAACCTGGATTCCGTGGCGCATCTGGAACGATATTCCCGAATTCCGCAGGAACGAATACCGGACGCTGGCCAATACCCAGCGCATCCTGATTCAGGAAAACGAGGACGATCTGAGTCTGGAAAAGGTGCTGGAGGAAGGGTTTCTCACCGTGATCCGCGCGCCCCTGAGCCGCAACAAGGTGCAGGACGCGGTGTTTCGCGCCAAGGAAGTGACCAGCATGTACTCGGACATCTACCGCATGACCGAGGAAATCCTGCTGGAAAGGGAACTGCTGGCCCGCAAGACCGATCAGCTCATGTTCCTGAACAAGATTCTGGCGTCCGCGAACGAAAGTCTGGAACCCGCCACCATCCTGATGAATGCCAAGGAAACCCTTGAGCTGATTCTGCCCGTGCGTCAGCTCCATGCCGCGTTCTGGCAGCGCCGGGACGAGGGATATGCCGTGGACGTGGAACTCTACCTGAATGGCAAGGCCACGCCGGACGTGGAAAGCCGCTGGGTGGAACAGCTCATGGCCCAGGCCGCAACCCTTGGCGGCGGTCCGGTCAACGAATTTCAGATCGGGCATGTGGACCCGGCCCGCAGGCCGGAGTTCAACCATGGCCCGGAAGACGGCAGACTGGTCGTCATGCCCCTGACCGCAGGGCAGGAGTCCTTTGGTTGTCTCGCCCTGCTGTGCGAGCCCGAATACCGTCTCGGCAAGGACGAGGTGGAAACCTTCCGTTCCGCCGTGAACCATCTGGGACTGGCCCTGCGCAACGCCATGCTCTTCAAGGAAGTGAAGCTGCGCGCGGATCACGACGGACTGACCCGCATCTACAACCGCCACACCTTTGACGAGCGGCTGGTCTACGAACTCAAGCGCCGCCAGCGCTACCGTCACGACCTGTCCCTGCTCATGGTGGATCTGGACCATTTCAAGAACGTGAACGACACCTACGGCCATCAGGCCGGGGATGCGGTGCTGCGCAAGGTCGGGGAAATCCTGACGGAAAGCCTGCGTTCCACCGACCTTGCCGCACGCTACGGCGGCGAGGAATTCGTGGTCCTGCTGCCGCACACCTCGGAACAGGACGCCTGGATGCTGGCCGAACGCATCCGCGCCCGCATTGCCGACGTGTGTTTCGAATCCGAGGGCCGGAAATTCACGGTCACTTCCAGCATCGGCGTTGCCTCTGTCGAGGCCGGCAGCCTGTCCCGCGACGAGGACCTCGTGATCAAGGCGGACAAGGCCCTGTATCAGGCCAAGAACAACGGCCGCAACATGACGGTCGTGTCCGGCAGACAACCGGAAACCATTTCGGTCTCGCAGTAG
- the hisG gene encoding ATP phosphoribosyltransferase: MSEPYLRLGVPKGSLQDATINLFAKAGWKIKLHHRNYFPDIDDDRIKCSLARAQEMSVYVENGTFDVGLTGSDWISENNSDVVVVDDLIYSKVSNRPARWVLCVNGNSPFKRPEDLEGKKVATELVGFTKSYFESLGVNVDVSFSWGTTEAKVVEGLCDAIVEITETGTTIKANGLRIIAELMQTNTRLIANRDAWADPEKRKLIEEINLLLQGALRADKMVGLKMNLPKDKLKDANGSLPSMTSPTVAELQDPNWLSVEIMVEESVVRKLIPELKALGAEGIIEYPLNKVI, encoded by the coding sequence ATGTCCGAACCATATCTCAGACTCGGTGTGCCCAAGGGCTCTCTTCAGGATGCCACCATCAACCTGTTTGCCAAGGCGGGCTGGAAGATCAAGCTGCACCACCGCAACTATTTCCCGGACATTGACGACGACCGCATCAAATGCTCGCTGGCTCGAGCGCAGGAAATGTCCGTGTACGTGGAAAACGGCACGTTCGACGTGGGCCTGACCGGCAGCGACTGGATCAGCGAGAACAATTCCGACGTGGTGGTCGTGGACGATCTGATCTATTCCAAGGTGTCCAACCGCCCGGCCCGCTGGGTGCTGTGCGTGAACGGCAACTCCCCGTTCAAGCGGCCCGAGGATCTGGAAGGCAAGAAGGTGGCCACCGAACTGGTGGGCTTTACCAAAAGCTATTTCGAATCCCTTGGCGTGAACGTGGACGTATCCTTTTCCTGGGGCACCACCGAAGCCAAGGTCGTGGAAGGGCTGTGCGACGCCATCGTGGAGATCACCGAGACCGGCACCACGATCAAGGCCAACGGCCTGCGCATCATTGCCGAACTCATGCAGACCAACACCCGGCTCATTGCCAACAGGGACGCCTGGGCCGACCCCGAGAAGCGCAAGCTCATCGAGGAAATCAACCTGCTGCTTCAGGGCGCACTGCGCGCGGACAAGATGGTCGGCCTCAAGATGAACCTGCCCAAGGACAAGCTCAAGGACGCGAACGGCTCCCTGCCCAGCATGACCTCGCCCACCGTGGCCGAGTTGCAGGACCCGAACTGGCTGTCCGTGGAAATCATGGTCGAGGAATCCGTGGTGCGCAAACTCATCCCGGAACTCAAGGCCCTTGGCGCGGAAGGCATCATCGAATACCCGCTGAACAAGGTCATCTAG
- the hisI gene encoding phosphoribosyl-AMP cyclohydrolase, with amino-acid sequence MIRPDFEKMNGLVPAIAQDAETGEILMMAYMNEEAWDRTLETGEAHYWSRSRHTLWHKGGTSGHTQKVKSIRIDCDDDTLVLLIDQIGGAACHKGYRSCFFRELKNGEVRECSPLVFDPKEVYK; translated from the coding sequence ATGATCAGACCAGACTTTGAAAAGATGAACGGATTGGTCCCGGCCATTGCGCAGGATGCCGAAACCGGCGAAATCCTGATGATGGCCTACATGAACGAGGAAGCATGGGACAGGACACTGGAAACCGGCGAGGCCCATTACTGGAGCCGCAGCCGACATACGCTATGGCATAAGGGCGGTACCTCGGGCCATACGCAGAAGGTGAAGTCCATCCGCATCGATTGCGACGACGACACCCTGGTGCTTCTCATCGACCAGATCGGCGGCGCGGCCTGTCACAAGGGCTACCGCAGCTGTTTTTTCCGTGAACTCAAGAACGGCGAGGTCCGCGAATGTTCGCCTCTCGTCTTCGACCCCAAGGAGGTCTACAAGTAA
- a CDS encoding ATP-grasp domain-containing protein — MIVPDYPYVSDFLKASVSALGIDVLDTAPARALLAGADVRFASRDELADRIARGEAVYTNSENSLEAVLDAAGDSALARRIELCKDKAAFREALAGLYPDFRFRRVPLEELESLDVTALPKPFVIKPARGFFSLGVHPVFADEEWPGVVKAIREETRTINQDYPEAVVDRAMFLAEEALQGEEYAIDAYFRADGQAVILNVYHHVFPSADDVSDRLYYTSETIIREKLPRFREAVQAIGKTLDFRDFCMHLEVREDASGNVVPIEANPLRFAGWCVADLSWFAWGFNPYEYYFRGMEPDWDAILKERGNMIYSMCIGDVPPGVDRNAIESVDYDGFADLFHSVLELRRIDHTAYPVFAFAFAATPESEMDELKKVLSADFSHYLRMK, encoded by the coding sequence ATGATAGTTCCCGACTACCCCTATGTTTCCGACTTTCTGAAGGCGTCGGTCTCCGCGCTCGGCATCGACGTGCTGGACACCGCCCCGGCACGCGCCCTGCTGGCCGGTGCAGACGTGCGCTTTGCGTCCCGCGACGAACTGGCCGACCGCATCGCCAGAGGCGAGGCCGTGTACACCAATTCCGAAAACAGTCTGGAAGCCGTGCTGGACGCAGCCGGAGATTCCGCTCTGGCCCGGCGCATCGAGCTGTGCAAGGACAAGGCCGCGTTCCGCGAGGCCCTTGCCGGGCTGTATCCGGATTTCCGGTTCCGGCGCGTGCCGCTGGAAGAACTGGAATCGCTGGACGTGACCGCGCTGCCCAAGCCGTTCGTGATCAAGCCGGCCCGGGGATTCTTCAGCCTTGGCGTGCATCCCGTGTTTGCGGACGAGGAATGGCCCGGCGTGGTCAAGGCCATCCGCGAGGAAACCCGGACCATCAATCAGGACTATCCCGAGGCCGTGGTGGACCGCGCCATGTTTCTGGCCGAAGAGGCGTTGCAGGGCGAGGAATACGCCATTGACGCGTATTTCCGCGCCGACGGGCAGGCCGTGATCCTGAACGTGTATCACCATGTGTTCCCGTCCGCGGACGATGTGAGCGACCGGCTCTACTACACCTCGGAAACCATTATCCGCGAAAAGCTGCCCCGGTTCCGCGAGGCTGTGCAGGCCATTGGCAAGACGCTGGATTTCCGCGACTTCTGCATGCATCTGGAAGTGCGCGAGGACGCGAGCGGCAACGTGGTGCCCATCGAGGCCAATCCCCTGCGCTTTGCAGGCTGGTGCGTGGCCGACCTGTCCTGGTTCGCATGGGGCTTCAATCCCTACGAATACTATTTCAGGGGCATGGAACCGGACTGGGACGCGATCCTGAAGGAACGCGGCAACATGATCTATTCCATGTGCATCGGGGACGTGCCTCCGGGCGTGGACCGCAACGCCATCGAATCCGTGGATTACGACGGATTTGCCGACCTGTTCCATTCCGTGCTGGAATTGCGGCGCATCGATCACACGGCCTATCCCGTGTTCGCGTTTGCCTTTGCCGCCACGCCCGAATCGGAAATGGACGAGCTGAAAAAGGTGCTGTCTGCGGATTTTTCACACTATCTGCGCATGAAATAG
- a CDS encoding heavy-metal-associated domain-containing protein translates to MPTIKINGMSCQHCVKSVTEALQQIDGITDVKVDLLAGTATYDEEKSVDPATVRDAIIRIGFEVAE, encoded by the coding sequence ATGCCCACCATCAAAATCAACGGCATGAGCTGCCAGCATTGCGTCAAGTCCGTGACCGAGGCCCTGCAGCAGATCGACGGCATAACCGACGTCAAGGTCGATCTGCTCGCCGGAACTGCTACGTATGACGAGGAGAAATCGGTTGATCCCGCCACCGTGCGCGACGCCATCATCCGCATCGGTTTCGAGGTAGCGGAGTAG
- a CDS encoding potassium channel family protein, producing METVSAAWTTFLSWVRTPFGKLAGLILALLAGSTVGFYYFELHPHGQVTDMFGALWWAVVTLTTVGYGDMVPATTGGRIMGVFVMICGIGLVSTLTGNLASMLVERKARKRKGLLTVNLTNHVVIVGWNDFGPELVDALRDSGVLQTRDERADTPLVLVNSLPQDERDAIAFHLDMGDRLHFVWGPVAQESVLQKARPDLAKVVYLLTQGRTQSAKEADQEILHAALAVRELAPQVPLYGEVSLQENRKHLLRAGVNEILVRGQLTSLVLGLMGANPTMWTLLQELLGLRGSNHLQFSRLDGEDRARTWGDLLAGYRAAGRLPLALCRESRHVSLEDILDQESALDQFIMELFRNAGQETGMGEGGPRILANPPDSEPLAAYDGVLYLNPGEAR from the coding sequence GTGGAAACCGTTTCGGCCGCATGGACCACGTTTCTGTCATGGGTGCGCACACCTTTCGGCAAGCTCGCCGGGCTGATTCTGGCGCTGCTTGCGGGCAGTACCGTGGGCTTCTACTATTTCGAACTGCACCCGCACGGGCAGGTCACGGACATGTTCGGCGCGCTGTGGTGGGCCGTGGTGACGTTGACCACCGTGGGCTACGGGGACATGGTGCCCGCCACCACGGGCGGCAGGATCATGGGCGTGTTCGTGATGATCTGCGGCATCGGTCTGGTCAGCACGCTGACCGGAAATCTGGCGTCCATGCTCGTGGAGCGCAAGGCCAGAAAACGCAAGGGGCTGCTCACCGTGAATCTGACAAATCACGTGGTCATCGTGGGCTGGAACGATTTCGGCCCGGAACTGGTGGACGCGCTCCGGGATTCCGGGGTGCTGCAAACGCGCGACGAGCGGGCCGACACGCCGCTGGTGCTGGTGAACAGCCTGCCGCAGGACGAACGCGACGCCATCGCCTTTCATCTGGACATGGGCGACCGCCTGCATTTCGTGTGGGGGCCGGTGGCACAGGAAAGCGTGCTGCAAAAGGCGCGGCCGGATCTGGCCAAGGTGGTCTATCTGCTGACGCAGGGGCGTACCCAGTCAGCCAAGGAAGCGGATCAGGAAATCCTGCATGCAGCCCTTGCCGTGCGCGAACTGGCGCCGCAGGTGCCTCTCTACGGCGAGGTGTCGCTTCAGGAAAACCGCAAGCATCTGCTGCGCGCCGGAGTGAACGAGATTCTGGTGCGCGGCCAGCTCACCAGTCTTGTGCTCGGACTCATGGGCGCGAATCCGACCATGTGGACCCTGCTTCAGGAACTGCTGGGGCTGCGCGGCTCCAATCATCTGCAGTTTTCCCGGCTGGACGGCGAGGACAGGGCGCGCACATGGGGCGATCTGCTGGCCGGGTACCGCGCTGCCGGTCGACTGCCGCTCGCCCTGTGCCGGGAGAGCAGGCACGTGTCTCTTGAGGATATTCTGGATCAGGAATCCGCGCTGGACCAGTTCATCATGGAGCTGTTCCGCAATGCCGGACAGGAAACCGGCATGGGCGAGGGCGGGCCGCGCATTCTGGCCAATCCCCCGGACAGCGAGCCGCTGGCAGCCTATGACGGCGTGCTCTACCTCAATCCCGGGGAGGCGCGATGA
- a CDS encoding sigma-54-dependent transcriptional regulator produces the protein MSANILILDDEKNYLLILESLLEDEGYNVTALADPEMGMAYLEESEVDVVLTDMKMPRMTGQDVLERVKKNYPHIPVLIMTAFGSIEAAVEAMRIGAFDYITKPFANEEMLLSLSKAVQYAETQQENVRLKREMRERYGKGSIIARGKGMEQVLDMVDRAAPSRSTVLILGESGTGKELIARAIHNSSPRRDQAFVSVNCMALNPGVLESELFGHEKGSFTGATAMRKGKFEQASKGTLFLDEIGELTPELQVKLLRVLQEHQIERVGGAETIDVDIRIVAATNKNIQEAVAKGEFREDLFYRLNVVSLFLPPLRERREDIPLLAAHFLEKYSRINGVEFKGFTSAAMDYLTAYEWPGNVRQLENVVERCTVLTRADVIDADDLPPEIKDEEAQFKSAVDLLPSRLNLAETMDRIEGALVRRALVKADFVQVKAAEMLGLSKSNLQYKLKKYELAGKAK, from the coding sequence ATGTCCGCGAACATACTCATACTTGACGACGAAAAGAACTATCTCCTGATTCTGGAAAGCCTGCTCGAAGACGAGGGGTACAACGTGACCGCCCTGGCCGATCCGGAAATGGGCATGGCCTATCTCGAGGAATCCGAGGTGGACGTGGTGCTCACGGACATGAAGATGCCCAGGATGACCGGGCAGGACGTGCTGGAGCGGGTCAAAAAGAATTATCCGCACATCCCGGTGCTGATCATGACCGCGTTCGGGTCCATCGAGGCGGCCGTGGAAGCCATGCGCATCGGCGCGTTCGACTACATCACCAAGCCGTTTGCCAACGAGGAAATGCTGCTCTCCCTGTCCAAGGCCGTGCAGTACGCCGAAACCCAGCAGGAAAACGTGCGGCTCAAGCGCGAGATGCGCGAGCGGTACGGCAAGGGCAGCATCATTGCCCGGGGCAAGGGCATGGAGCAGGTGCTGGACATGGTGGACCGGGCCGCGCCCAGCAGGTCCACGGTCCTGATTCTCGGCGAGTCGGGCACGGGCAAGGAACTCATTGCCCGGGCCATCCACAACTCCTCGCCACGCCGCGACCAGGCCTTCGTGTCCGTGAACTGCATGGCCCTGAATCCGGGCGTGCTGGAATCCGAGCTGTTCGGCCATGAAAAGGGCTCGTTCACCGGGGCCACGGCCATGCGCAAGGGCAAGTTCGAGCAGGCCAGCAAGGGCACCCTGTTTCTGGACGAGATCGGCGAACTGACCCCGGAATTGCAGGTCAAGCTGCTGCGCGTGCTTCAGGAACACCAGATCGAACGCGTGGGCGGCGCCGAAACCATTGACGTGGACATCCGCATCGTGGCCGCCACCAACAAGAATATTCAGGAAGCCGTGGCAAAGGGCGAATTCCGCGAGGACCTGTTCTATCGCCTGAACGTGGTTTCCCTGTTCCTGCCCCCCCTGCGCGAGCGGCGCGAGGACATTCCGTTGCTGGCCGCGCATTTCCTGGAAAAGTATTCCCGCATCAACGGGGTTGAATTCAAGGGGTTCACCTCGGCGGCCATGGATTACCTCACGGCCTATGAATGGCCGGGCAACGTGCGCCAGCTTGAAAATGTGGTGGAGCGGTGCACGGTCCTGACCCGGGCCGACGTGATCGACGCGGACGACCTGCCGCCCGAGATCAAGGACGAGGAAGCCCAGTTCAAGAGCGCGGTCGATCTGCTGCCCTCGCGTCTGAATCTGGCCGAAACCATGGACAGGATCGAAGGCGCGCTCGTGCGCCGAGCTCTGGTCAAGGCGGATTTCGTGCAGGTCAAGGCCGCGGAAATGCTCGGACTCTCCAAGAGCAACCTGCAATACAAGCTCAAGAAATACGAATTGGCAGGCAAGGCCAAGTAA